Part of the Bacteriovorax sp. BAL6_X genome, TTGAAAAAGTTGGTCTATACTTTGAGGGCAGTGTTGAACTTAAGTCATATGCTCGACGTATCAATCGCTCGTTTACTTTCAAGCTTAAGAAAGTTTCTTGTCCTACATCGTACTAATATCGTAAATAGACTTAAATAAAAGGCCCACAAGAACAACATTAAATGCTGTTGTGACTGTGGCCTTATTCCCATTGATAACCTGATTCGATCCAAGATAATTTCCGAGAAGTCCCGCAGGTAGCGCAATCGCAACAATCTTCCACATGATGGCACCCTTTATTAGGAATGTAATAAAGGCGGCAATATTACTCACGTAATTCATAAATGCCGCATGAGGTGAGGCATCAAGAATATCAAAATGCAGAAAGAACATCATTGAGATGATAAGAAATGTTCCCGTTCCTGGACCGAAGAAACCATCGTATCCACCAATAACAAGCCCAATAAGAACTGAGCGAAAGAGAACTTGTATTTTTTCAAGAGGTGCGTGATCCACTAATTCTCTTTTCTTCTTTAGGTGATTCATAAAGAAAATTATTGGAATGATGAGAATAAGAATATAGACCATATGCTTTGATTCAAGAATTGTACTAAGTTGAGCACCAATTAATGAAGCGCTAAATGTCGCGATCGTTGGTGGCAGGATAAATTTAAAGTCAATCTTGCCGCGTTTTATATAGCGAATAATTGAAAGAGATTTAGAGATACAAGAAACACACTTATTTGTTCCAAGAAGTAGGTGAGCTGGAACTCCCGTTGCAATATATGTAGGAATTGTAATTAATCCGCCACCTCCGGCCATGGAGTCAATAAAACCTGCAAATGTAATGAGTATGAATATTGTAACCGCTTGAACTAATGTGAAATCTTCCATAAGTTGATTATGACTCTTTTTGAGATAGAAAGATAGTGGAGGATAAATTTTATTCGCTATGGTTTTTTAAAGTATCTCTAAGGGCGGCCTCAAGAAAATTGAATGAGTATTCAAATCCACATGCTTTAGTCTCTTCACAAGAGACTTTCTGGCTTCCTAGCATAATTTGAGACATCTCACCAAAAATTGTTTTTGCTGCAAATTCAGGTAATGGAATAAGTGTTGGGCGATGAAGAACTCTTCCTAGAGTTTGTGTGAAATCAATATTTTCAATTGGGTTAGGAGCAACTCCATTGATGATTTGTTTTTCGGTATCGTGTTCAATAAGAAAGCGGTAGAGATCACAGAGGTCTCTAATGTGAATCCAGCTCATGTATTGATGTCCATCACCAATGCGTCCTGCAAGTCCAAGGTTAAAGGCAGGAAGCATTTTTGCCAGTGCACCGCCTTCACTTGAGAGCACTATCCCGACACGAATAATCTTCACATCAACATCTAAATTTTGAATTCTTAGAGCACTTGATTCCCAGTGTTGGCACACTTCTGCCAAGAAGTCGCTACTTATACTACTATCACTTGTAAGTTCTTCATCTGAGCGGTCACCATAAATACCAATGGCAGAAGTACTAACAAACTTTTTGGGAAGAGGAAGCCCTCTTGTTTTAAGCTGTTTTAATTTATCGTGTAGTAAGTTGGTTGCATTTATTCGAGAATTATATATTTTATCTTTTTTTTCTTCGCTCCAACGAGAGTCTGCGATATTCTCTCCCGCAAGGTTAATAACGGCGTCCACGCCCATTAGAGCGGCCATATCCATTTCACCATTTTCTACATCCCACTTGAAGTACTTGACTTGCTCATTGCCTTGTTTATTAGCTGTATTACGAGTGAGAATACGTACTTCCTCGTGGCCGTGATCAAGCAAAGATTGCGTTATATTTGTTCCAATAAAGCCTGAACCACCACTAATTAATACTTTCATGTTTTTAGTATATGGATGAAATGTGAAGAATTTATATGCGAAGTATGAGTAGGTATCACGAATTTCGTAATACCCACTCTTTAGAATAGTTTAATTAAAGATTGATCGATTTCCCATCAGACTTAAGGTCACGACAAGCTTGTGCAATACGTTCAGTCATTGCGGCTTCCGCTTTCTTCATCCAAGCTCTTGGGTCGTATTGCTTCTTATTTCCAACTTCGCCTTCGATTTTTAGCATTTCATCGTAGTGCTTGAACATGTGGTCAACCACTGGGCGAGAGTAAGCATATTGAGTATCAGTATCGATATTCATTTTCACAACACCGTATCCAAGTGTTTCGTGAATTTCTGATAGCTCACTACCAGAACCGCCATGGAATACAAGCCAATTTTCAGCGTCGGCTCCAAGCTCTGCTGTTACGGCCGCTTGTCCGTCTTTTAGTACTTGTGGACGAAGTTTAACGTTACCTGGCTTATAGACTCCATGAACATTACCAAAAGTTGCTGCGTACATGAATTTTCCAAGAGGGCGAAGTGCTTTTGTTACTTCAACCATTTCCTCTGGAGTTGTATATAGTTTATCTGCTGGTGTATCTTCATTATTAACACCATCTTCTTCACCACCAACAACACCAGTTTCAATCTCAAGAATAATTTCACTCTTAGCACATCTTTCTAAAAGCTTTTTGCTCATTTCAATATTTTCTTTCGTCGGTAAAACTGAACCATCAAACATATGTGAGTGGAAAAGGTTAGGCTGGCCAGCAGCACGTCTCTTCTCAGTTTCTTCAATTAGAGGAATAAGGAAGCTATCAACTTTTTCAGGATGACAGTGGTCTGTGTGAAGCGCAATAAGAATATCATACTTAGCTGCTACAAGGTGAACGTGTTGAGCAAGTGAGATTGCTCCTAAGACTTCATCCTTTAGGGCCTGTCCTGAAGCAAATGAACCACCACCAGTTGAAACTTGGATAATTCCATCAGACTTCATATCAGCGAAGGCCTTAATGGCAGCATTTGCTGTTGAAGTAGAAGTTACGTTAATGGCCGGATAAGCATATCCACCTTTCTTTGCGCTGTCTAACATATCGCAGTATTGTTCATAAGTAGCTATTGGCATCCAGTGCTCCTTTTAGTTATAGTAAGATTAAGATTCCACAATATTATAGAGGTCAAAGATGTCACTTGCAAATAAGGAAACACAAAAATTATCACCTGAGGAACTAAGAGAAGTTTTGAAAACGGCTCGCGGTGATGGTGAGATTGATTTACTTATTAAGAATGTAAAGATTCTCGACCTTGTTAACGGGGAAGTTGTTGAGAGCTCAATTGCCATTTCAGGTAAAACCATTGCAGGAATTGGAAAAGAATACGATGAACAACCTGCTAAACGTATTTACGATGCGCAGGGGGCAACTGCTGTACCGGGCTTCATCGACGGTCACTTACATATTGAATCTTCAATGATGCATCCATTTGAGTTTGAAAGACTGACTCTACCTCTTGGGACAACTACGGCCATTTGTGACCCGCATGAGATTACAAATGTTATGGGAGACCGAGGTTTTTCTTGGTTTCTAAGATGTAGTGAGCTTATGGATCAAAATCTCTTTGTTCAGGTGAGCTCTTGTATCCCGGCCCTTCCTGGTTTTGAAACAAATGGCGGGCAATTCGATATTATCGACATGAAGAAATATAAAGAACACCCACGTGTTCTTGGGCTTGCTGAAATGATGAATTTTCCAGGCGTCATAAATGGTGTAGAAGGAGTTCTTGAAAAAGTTGAAGAATTTGCAGAGCTTAATCTTGATGGCCACTCACCAATGCTTCGTGGAAAGCAGTTAAATGCTTATATCGCGGCAGGAATTCAAAATTGTCACGAGACAATTTTTGCAGATGAAGCAAAGGAGAAACTTCAAAAGGGAATGGGACTTATCATTCGTGAAGGCTCTGTTGCTAAGAATTTAAAGACTCTTGCTCCTGTTGTTAATGAATTTAATTCTTGTCAGTGCCTCTTATGTACAGACGATAGAAACCCATATGAAATTTTTAATGAAGGTCATATTAATTATATGATTAGAAAAATGATCAATGAGCTAGGGACTCCAGCCCACATCGCCTATAGGCTTTCAAGCTTCTCAGCGGCCAAGCACTTTGGTCTAAAGAAGTTAGGGTTAATCGCCCCAGGTAAACAAGCTGATATCGTGCTTGTTGGAAAGCTTGAAGATGTTGATGTGAAAGAAGTTTTCAAGAAAGGAAAGCTTGTAAGTGAATTAGATCTTCCATCAAAAGTTTCTGAGAAACT contains:
- a CDS encoding TIGR01777 family oxidoreductase encodes the protein MKVLISGGSGFIGTNITQSLLDHGHEEVRILTRNTANKQGNEQVKYFKWDVENGEMDMAALMGVDAVINLAGENIADSRWSEEKKDKIYNSRINATNLLHDKLKQLKTRGLPLPKKFVSTSAIGIYGDRSDEELTSDSSISSDFLAEVCQHWESSALRIQNLDVDVKIIRVGIVLSSEGGALAKMLPAFNLGLAGRIGDGHQYMSWIHIRDLCDLYRFLIEHDTEKQIINGVAPNPIENIDFTQTLGRVLHRPTLIPLPEFAAKTIFGEMSQIMLGSQKVSCEETKACGFEYSFNFLEAALRDTLKNHSE
- a CDS encoding TSUP family transporter; protein product: MEDFTLVQAVTIFILITFAGFIDSMAGGGGLITIPTYIATGVPAHLLLGTNKCVSCISKSLSIIRYIKRGKIDFKFILPPTIATFSASLIGAQLSTILESKHMVYILILIIPIIFFMNHLKKKRELVDHAPLEKIQVLFRSVLIGLVIGGYDGFFGPGTGTFLIISMMFFLHFDILDASPHAAFMNYVSNIAAFITFLIKGAIMWKIVAIALPAGLLGNYLGSNQVINGNKATVTTAFNVVLVGLLFKSIYDISTM
- the adeD gene encoding adenine deaminase → MSLANKETQKLSPEELREVLKTARGDGEIDLLIKNVKILDLVNGEVVESSIAISGKTIAGIGKEYDEQPAKRIYDAQGATAVPGFIDGHLHIESSMMHPFEFERLTLPLGTTTAICDPHEITNVMGDRGFSWFLRCSELMDQNLFVQVSSCIPALPGFETNGGQFDIIDMKKYKEHPRVLGLAEMMNFPGVINGVEGVLEKVEEFAELNLDGHSPMLRGKQLNAYIAAGIQNCHETIFADEAKEKLQKGMGLIIREGSVAKNLKTLAPVVNEFNSCQCLLCTDDRNPYEIFNEGHINYMIRKMINELGTPAHIAYRLSSFSAAKHFGLKKLGLIAPGKQADIVLVGKLEDVDVKEVFKKGKLVSELDLPSKVSEKLDESRPPKENTIKRNFLAPTDFNYDLSVGTYNVMEIVKDEIITNHLKVKFDGEDFEQDDISYITVIERYGQNRKPSLGLVKGMGLTRGAIASSVAHDSHNIVVIGKTPQDIATAANEVIENAGGFCVVDKGRVTASLSLPIAGLLSLESAETINEGIIQLKAACKEIEVAVSEPFIQMAFLALPVIPTLKITDMGLVDVTKFEFIDLKCEEA
- the fbaA gene encoding class II fructose-bisphosphate aldolase translates to MPIATYEQYCDMLDSAKKGGYAYPAINVTSTSTANAAIKAFADMKSDGIIQVSTGGGSFASGQALKDEVLGAISLAQHVHLVAAKYDILIALHTDHCHPEKVDSFLIPLIEETEKRRAAGQPNLFHSHMFDGSVLPTKENIEMSKKLLERCAKSEIILEIETGVVGGEEDGVNNEDTPADKLYTTPEEMVEVTKALRPLGKFMYAATFGNVHGVYKPGNVKLRPQVLKDGQAAVTAELGADAENWLVFHGGSGSELSEIHETLGYGVVKMNIDTDTQYAYSRPVVDHMFKHYDEMLKIEGEVGNKKQYDPRAWMKKAEAAMTERIAQACRDLKSDGKSINL